Part of the Clostridium sporogenes genome, CAATAAAATTTATTTAGAGGGAACGGTGGTTGAGGACTTAGAATTCAGTCACGAAATGTACGGAGAAGGATTCTATAATTTTAAAATGGAAGTTTCAAGATTAAGCGATGTATCAGATATATTAAATATAACTGTATCTGAAAGATTGTTAGCAGATATGGAACTAAAAGTAGGTATGGACATTATAGTAGAAGGCCAGCTAAGATCTTATAATAAATTTGTAGATGGCAGTAATAGACTTATATTAACTGTATTTGCTAGAAACATAGAATATTGTATTGAAAGAAGTAAGAATCCTAATGAAATATTTTTAGATGGATATATATGTAAGGAACCTGTATATAGGACAACTCCCTTCGGTAGGGAAATTGCTGATTTATTGTTAGCAGTAAATAGGCCTTATAACAAGTCAGACTATATCCCTAATATATCTTGGGGAAGAAATGCTAGATTCTGTAAAACTTTACAAGTAGGAGATAATATAAGGGTTTGGGGAAGATTACAAAGTAGATATTAC contains:
- a CDS encoding single-stranded DNA-binding protein, whose amino-acid sequence is MMDNLMLNNKIYLEGTVVEDLEFSHEMYGEGFYNFKMEVSRLSDVSDILNITVSERLLADMELKVGMDIIVEGQLRSYNKFVDGSNRLILTVFARNIEYCIERSKNPNEIFLDGYICKEPVYRTTPFGREIADLLLAVNRPYNKSDYIPNISWGRNARFCKTLQVGDNIRVWGRLQSRYYQKRISEDKTITKVAYEVSISKMERVGDEQADNNGYEESYEEDYEEKNFMDNIKEKHA